Proteins encoded together in one Oryzias latipes chromosome 11, ASM223467v1 window:
- the LOC101164777 gene encoding pro-opiomelanocortin-like, translated as MKESGQSQLRHLLSLCVLESQNKKSIDRTGGRNIWRNVCWKEEQETSAEEKEADNMEAQKTRLVLLLVAGAAVGVVKGERRQCWEHLSCQELNTESSVKDGVQICESTLNRMPLLPGAPHHQPSPSSEPLSLFSIPSPQTRRSYSMEHFRWGKPIGRKRRPVKIYGGNSVEEEEESSEMRRRELPRESNGLQNKEELQKLQEDGHDDDDDDDGTYKMKHFRWGAPPASKRYGGFMRSWDEHSQRPLITLLKTVINKEGEVQKREQ; from the exons ATGAAAGAAAGCGGTCAAAGCCAACTGCGTCATTTACTGTCTTTGTGTGTCCTTGAGTCACAGAATAAAAAGTCGATTGATCGGACGGGAGGACGCAACATCTGGAGGAACGTCTGTTGGAAGGAAGAACAAGAGACCagtgcagaagaaaaagaag CCGATAACATGGAGGCACAGAAAACGCGTCTTGTGCTGCTTTTGGTTGCCGGAGCGGCGGTGGGTGTGGTCAAAGGAGAACGCCGTCAGTGCTGGGAGCACCTCAGCTGTCAGGAGCTCAACACGGAGAGCAGCGTGAAg GACGGCGTCCAGATCTGCGAGTCAACCTTGAACAGGATGCCTCTCCTTCCCGGTGCTCCCCACCACCAACCTTCACCTTCATCCGAGCCTCTTTCTCTCTTCTCCATCCCCTCGCCTCAAACCAGACGCTCCTACTCCATGGAGCATTTCCGCTGGGGGAAGCCCATTGGGCGGAAACGCCGGCCTGTCAAAATCTACGGCGGCAACagcgtggaggaggaggaggagtcatcCGAGATGAGGAGGCGGGAGCTTCCCAGAGAAAGCAATGGGCTGCAGAAcaaggaggagctgcagaagctTCAGGAAGACGGCCATgacgacgatgatgatgatgacggcACCTATAAGATGAAGCACTTCCGCTGGGGGGCCCCCCCGGCCAGCAAGCGCTACGGGGGCTTCATGAGGAGCTGGGACGAGCACAGCCAGAGGCCGCTCATCACGCTCCTGAAGACTGTCATCAACAAGGAGGGAGAGGTGCAGAAGAGGGAGCAGTGA